A single Brevundimonas sp. SL130 DNA region contains:
- a CDS encoding HpcH/HpaI aldolase/citrate lyase family protein produces MRGDLVRSVLYLPASNARAVEKVRGLNCDVAILDLEDAVAPEAKLEARAAAVAAVRAGGFGPSLGVRINALDSQWGEDDLDALAAAGAGLIVAPKVETVETVQAISARAPGAALWAMIETPRGLIALNEIAAAGGRLDGLMLGVNDLDKALGTGASPDREPFKPWLAALVVAARAQGLAAIDGVFNRIEDADGLAAEAAQGRLYGFDGKSLIHPSQIAAANAAFSPSEAEVEAARAVVEAFAAPEAEGRGAIRVAGAMVERLHLVQAEAVLARHRAAQT; encoded by the coding sequence ATGCGGGGCGATCTGGTCCGCAGCGTCCTGTATCTGCCGGCGTCGAATGCGCGGGCGGTGGAGAAGGTGCGGGGTCTGAACTGTGACGTGGCGATCCTGGACCTGGAGGACGCCGTGGCGCCCGAGGCCAAGCTTGAGGCGCGGGCGGCGGCGGTCGCGGCGGTTCGGGCCGGAGGATTTGGGCCGAGTCTGGGGGTGCGGATCAACGCCCTGGACAGCCAGTGGGGCGAGGACGATCTGGACGCCCTGGCGGCGGCGGGCGCCGGCCTGATCGTCGCGCCCAAGGTGGAGACGGTGGAGACGGTGCAGGCGATCTCGGCCCGCGCGCCGGGGGCGGCGCTGTGGGCCATGATCGAGACGCCGCGTGGGCTGATCGCCTTGAATGAGATCGCGGCGGCGGGCGGGCGGCTGGACGGGCTGATGCTGGGGGTCAATGACCTGGACAAGGCGCTGGGGACGGGGGCGTCGCCGGATCGCGAGCCGTTCAAGCCGTGGCTGGCGGCCCTGGTGGTGGCGGCGCGGGCGCAGGGGCTGGCGGCCATCGACGGGGTGTTCAACCGGATCGAGGACGCCGACGGCCTGGCGGCCGAGGCGGCGCAGGGGCGGCTGTACGGGTTCGACGGCAAGAGCCTGATCCATCCGTCGCAGATCGCCGCCGCCAACGCCGCCTTCTCGCCGAGCGAGGCGGAGGTCGAGGCGGCCCGCGCCGTGGTCGAGGCCTTCGCCGCGCCGGAAGCCGAGGGGCGGGGCGCGATCCGGGTGGCGGGCGCCATGGTGGAACGTCTGCATCTGGTCCAGGCCGAGGCCGTGCTGGCGCGTCATCGGGCCGCCCAAACATAG
- a CDS encoding SDR family NAD(P)-dependent oxidoreductase, protein MTQRVMVITGGHGVLGRAVLEAAQAAGLAVAVIDHAAGHPVPAGVLEIGGVDLTDAAQAEGAVASVISRFGRLDVLANIAGGFVWQTTDDAAPAWERMQALNLTTALNTSRAALPYLKAASDGRIVNIGSAAALKPGAGMGAYGAAKLGVHALTQALAEELKATSVTVNAVLPSIIDTPANRKDMPEADPATWVAPADLAAVILFLASPESRAMTGALVPVTGRV, encoded by the coding sequence ATGACGCAACGGGTGATGGTGATTACCGGCGGGCACGGGGTGCTGGGCCGGGCCGTGCTGGAGGCCGCGCAGGCGGCGGGGCTGGCGGTGGCGGTCATCGACCACGCCGCGGGCCATCCGGTCCCGGCCGGAGTGCTGGAGATTGGCGGGGTGGACCTGACCGACGCGGCCCAGGCCGAGGGGGCCGTGGCCTCGGTCATCAGCCGGTTCGGGCGGCTGGACGTGCTGGCCAATATCGCCGGCGGGTTCGTGTGGCAGACGACGGACGACGCGGCGCCGGCCTGGGAGCGGATGCAGGCGCTGAACCTGACCACGGCCCTGAACACCAGCCGGGCGGCCCTGCCCTATCTGAAGGCGGCGAGCGACGGGCGGATCGTCAATATCGGCTCGGCCGCCGCGCTGAAGCCCGGCGCGGGCATGGGGGCTTACGGCGCGGCCAAGCTGGGGGTGCACGCCCTGACCCAGGCCCTGGCGGAGGAGTTGAAGGCCACATCGGTGACGGTCAACGCCGTCCTGCCCTCGATCATCGACACCCCGGCCAACCGCAAGGACATGCCGGAGGCCGATCCGGCGACCTGGGTGGCGCCGGCCGATCTGGCGGCGGTGATCCTGTTCCTGGCCTCGCCCGAGAGCCGGGCCATGACCGGGGCGCTGGTGCCCGTGACCGGGCGGGTCTGA
- a CDS encoding GAF domain-containing protein → MSYVARDDRPADKADRYAEVEAEILAVLDGEPNVTARMATVASMLADAFDDFFWTGFYVVAPDKTPDGADELVVGPYQGTLGCLRIAFGRGVCGTAAATRTTQLVEDVHAFPGHIACDSRSASEIVVPVLDASGALIAVFDVDATTPAAFDAVDQAGLESLLAKVFAAG, encoded by the coding sequence ATGTCCTATGTCGCCCGCGACGATCGCCCCGCCGACAAGGCGGACCGCTATGCCGAGGTCGAGGCCGAGATTCTGGCCGTGCTGGACGGGGAGCCCAATGTGACGGCGCGGATGGCCACCGTGGCCTCGATGCTGGCCGACGCCTTCGACGACTTCTTCTGGACGGGGTTTTACGTCGTGGCGCCGGACAAGACGCCGGATGGGGCCGACGAACTGGTGGTCGGGCCCTATCAGGGCACGCTGGGCTGCCTGCGGATCGCCTTTGGGCGCGGGGTGTGCGGGACGGCGGCGGCGACGCGGACGACCCAGCTGGTCGAGGACGTCCACGCCTTTCCCGGCCATATCGCCTGCGACAGCCGCTCGGCCAGCGAGATCGTGGTGCCGGTTCTGGACGCCTCGGGCGCGCTGATCGCCGTGTTCGACGTGGATGCGACGACGCCGGCCGCCTTTGACGCCGTGGACCAGGCGGGGCTGGAAAGCCTGTTGGCCAAGGTGTTCGCCGCCGGTTGA
- a CDS encoding tetratricopeptide repeat protein translates to MREYDNADRGPSRLQRHRMPLAGGAVAVLVLLIAVLLLASCGDGAPAFWRRGGPNEAALSCPRPASVTGSEFNAQEAGLRHLRRAAFRGDVFAQLELGSRYAAVRATDKNIEDPIESSVWYAMALANDEGYAPINGVDRKGGVFGGGLRPLSKYDDCRAFERHRAYQVLDRQLSRMSREEQEAVRDRVIYILSTQDAEGYRTLARLHDGLYGPFGEPADNREAREALGRKPEGKTPAIGQPRSRGGYWAAVNLFQRNDVDAYLYNYLAVQTGDVGAYVLMKDFERSSPGRAQYAGFVEAKARQWTPPFEFYPLEAPASGVPFSDESRPRGDAYEYALSRLQGELPFVHVGRALRYLGVTPEAVTAPEQLSRQQIEAFEAMIGHATESRLSPVERVRAIQLAAVNGSSEAQLVLAVMYAEGIGLPADYARSFKWFSEAARQGSPEAKFAMSTYFALGVAGVADQDKADAVAFRIESSLSGFGPSASRLQALLSQVSRAQQQRR, encoded by the coding sequence ATGCGGGAGTACGACAACGCGGATCGCGGTCCGTCCCGGCTCCAGCGGCATCGCATGCCCCTGGCCGGCGGCGCCGTGGCGGTTCTAGTCCTGCTGATCGCCGTCCTGCTGCTGGCCAGCTGCGGCGACGGCGCCCCCGCCTTCTGGCGGCGCGGCGGTCCGAACGAGGCCGCCCTGTCCTGCCCCCGCCCCGCCTCGGTCACGGGGTCCGAGTTCAACGCCCAGGAGGCGGGCCTGCGCCACCTGCGCCGCGCCGCCTTCCGCGGCGACGTCTTCGCCCAGCTCGAGCTGGGCTCGCGCTACGCCGCCGTCCGCGCCACCGACAAGAATATCGAAGACCCGATCGAGAGCTCGGTCTGGTACGCCATGGCCCTGGCCAATGACGAGGGCTACGCCCCGATCAACGGGGTGGACCGCAAGGGCGGCGTGTTCGGCGGCGGCCTGCGTCCCCTGTCGAAATACGACGACTGCCGCGCCTTCGAACGCCACCGCGCCTATCAGGTGCTCGACCGCCAGCTGTCGCGCATGAGCCGCGAGGAGCAGGAGGCGGTGCGCGACCGGGTCATCTACATCCTCTCGACCCAGGACGCCGAGGGCTATCGCACCCTGGCCCGCCTGCACGACGGCCTCTACGGCCCCTTCGGCGAGCCCGCCGACAATCGCGAGGCCCGCGAGGCGCTCGGCCGCAAGCCCGAGGGCAAGACCCCGGCGATAGGCCAGCCCCGCTCGCGCGGCGGCTACTGGGCGGCGGTCAATCTGTTCCAGCGCAACGACGTCGACGCCTACCTCTACAACTATCTGGCGGTCCAGACCGGCGACGTCGGCGCCTATGTGCTGATGAAGGACTTCGAACGCTCCTCGCCCGGCCGCGCCCAGTACGCCGGCTTCGTCGAGGCCAAGGCCCGCCAATGGACGCCGCCGTTCGAATTCTATCCGCTGGAGGCTCCCGCCTCGGGCGTGCCCTTCTCGGACGAAAGCCGCCCGCGCGGCGACGCCTATGAATACGCCCTGTCGCGGCTTCAGGGCGAACTGCCCTTCGTCCATGTCGGCCGCGCCCTGCGCTATCTGGGCGTGACGCCCGAGGCCGTCACCGCCCCCGAACAGCTGTCCCGCCAACAGATCGAGGCCTTCGAGGCCATGATCGGCCATGCGACCGAAAGCCGGCTGTCCCCCGTCGAACGGGTCCGCGCCATTCAGCTGGCGGCCGTCAACGGCTCGTCCGAGGCCCAGCTGGTCCTGGCGGTCATGTACGCCGAGGGCATCGGCCTGCCCGCCGACTACGCCCGCTCGTTCAAATGGTTCAGCGAGGCCGCCCGCCAGGGCAGCCCCGAGGCCAAGTTCGCCATGTCCACCTATTTCGCCCTCGGCGTCGCCGGGGTGGCGGATCAGGACAAGGCCGACGCCGTCGCCTTCCGCATCGAATCCTCGCTGTCGGGCTTCGGCCCCTCGGCCTCGCGTTTGCAGGCCCTGCTGTCCCAGGTGTCCCGCGCCCAACAACAGCGCCGTTAA
- a CDS encoding DUF2093 domain-containing protein, translating to MDTTLSAQATLHYGDGEFAVLKPGRFVRCAVTEQPIPLETLRYWSPTRQEAYLGPAEFIAGMKAG from the coding sequence ATGGACACGACCCTTTCCGCACAGGCGACCCTTCACTACGGCGACGGCGAATTCGCCGTTCTGAAACCCGGACGCTTCGTCCGCTGCGCCGTCACCGAACAGCCGATCCCGCTGGAGACCTTGCGCTACTGGAGCCCGACCCGGCAGGAGGCCTATCTCGGCCCGGCCGAATTCATCGCCGGGATGAAGGCCGGGTGA
- a CDS encoding M23 family metallopeptidase, which translates to MIGRRSLLLGVGATLAVPHRLGAHVPAPGELDLILNGAWRQGGYALGRTEPRALIFVDGEALSTASADGRFVVGFDRDAPAGVEIAVRSGARSGDRTTRRVLDIAPHVFPSTRVDGLPPATVEPSDPALLTRIQQELALKTEAFASDADTDDFRDGFIWPLEAFRISSEWGAQRVLNGTPARPHYGIDLAAPAGTVIRAPADGRVIFVRPDMHFEGGLTLIDHGQGLISAYLHQSQQDVAPGQTVRRGDPLGRVGMTGRATGPHLCWRLKWRDRNLDPSLLVGVHAP; encoded by the coding sequence GTGATCGGACGCCGCTCCCTGCTGCTGGGCGTCGGCGCAACCCTCGCCGTCCCGCACAGATTGGGCGCCCATGTCCCGGCTCCAGGCGAACTCGACCTGATCCTGAACGGCGCCTGGCGTCAGGGCGGCTACGCCCTGGGCCGCACCGAACCTCGCGCCCTGATCTTCGTGGACGGCGAGGCCCTGTCCACCGCCTCGGCCGACGGCCGCTTCGTCGTCGGCTTCGACCGCGACGCCCCCGCCGGGGTCGAGATCGCGGTCCGATCCGGCGCCCGCTCCGGCGACCGCACGACCCGCCGCGTCCTCGACATCGCCCCCCATGTCTTCCCCTCGACCCGGGTCGACGGCCTGCCGCCCGCCACCGTCGAACCCAGCGACCCCGCCCTGCTGACCCGCATACAGCAGGAACTGGCCCTCAAGACCGAGGCCTTCGCCAGCGACGCCGACACCGACGATTTCCGCGACGGCTTCATCTGGCCGCTCGAGGCCTTCCGCATCTCCAGCGAATGGGGGGCGCAGCGCGTCCTGAACGGCACGCCGGCCCGTCCCCACTACGGCATTGATCTCGCCGCCCCCGCCGGAACCGTGATCCGCGCCCCGGCCGACGGCCGCGTCATCTTCGTCCGCCCCGACATGCATTTCGAGGGCGGCCTGACCCTGATCGACCATGGACAAGGCCTGATCAGCGCCTATCTGCACCAGTCGCAGCAGGACGTGGCTCCAGGCCAGACCGTGCGGCGCGGCGATCCCCTGGGTCGTGTCGGCATGACCGGCCGCGCCACCGGACCGCATTTGTGCTGGCGCCTGAAGTGGCGCGACCGCAACCTCGACCCCTCGCTACTAGTGGGCGTCCACGCACCCTGA
- a CDS encoding response regulator — MSLLRSLNVLVVDDQEHMLTIASTILRAAGIRSVYEASDGAAALSILGSKPVDLALVDYNMFPLDGDELTRRVRTGADGGNIYLPIIMMSGHAEKSRIHAARDAGVTEFLAKPLTANSIIERIKAVILNPRPFVKIDTYCGPCRRRKEAANYDGPLRRGVESDQSFSAA; from the coding sequence ATGTCATTGCTGCGGTCGCTGAACGTTCTGGTGGTCGATGACCAAGAGCATATGCTGACCATCGCCTCCACGATTCTGCGCGCCGCCGGCATCCGCAGCGTTTACGAAGCGAGCGACGGCGCTGCGGCCCTCAGCATTCTGGGCAGCAAGCCGGTCGATCTGGCCCTGGTCGATTACAACATGTTCCCGCTGGACGGCGACGAACTGACCCGCCGGGTCCGAACCGGGGCGGACGGCGGCAACATCTACCTGCCCATCATCATGATGAGCGGCCATGCCGAAAAAAGCCGTATCCACGCCGCCCGCGACGCCGGCGTGACCGAGTTCCTGGCCAAGCCGCTGACCGCCAATTCGATCATCGAGCGGATCAAGGCGGTCATCCTCAACCCCCGCCCCTTCGTCAAGATCGACACCTATTGCGGCCCCTGCCGCCGCCGCAAGGAAGCCGCCAACTACGACGGGCCGCTGCGTCGCGGGGTCGAATCGGATCAGTCGTTCAGCGCCGCATAG
- a CDS encoding lysophospholipid acyltransferase family protein: MWRLEAFGFQALFSFLRLLGVERASGLGGWLLRTLGPKTGTQKTVMRNLRIAFPDMGDAERDALALEQWDRTGRTFAELAVMDRLTPEGGRVEVVGMERLHALRNSGQAAVLISGHLANFEVMAAVIMASGLPCQVTYRAANNPYVDALIRQSRERYGIRLFAPKGDGTRELMAGMKRGDSIALLVDQKYNQGPEVAFFDQPVNASPGAARLALKFDTVIQPLSVVRLPGVRFRVTAHEPIRVAETGDRDADILAGVQAVNRFVEDRVREVPEDWFWVHRRWPDKVYAALND; the protein is encoded by the coding sequence ATGTGGCGCCTGGAGGCCTTCGGCTTCCAGGCGCTGTTTTCGTTCCTGCGCCTGCTCGGCGTCGAGCGGGCCTCGGGCCTGGGCGGCTGGCTGCTGCGGACCCTGGGGCCGAAGACGGGCACGCAGAAGACGGTGATGCGCAATCTGCGGATCGCCTTTCCGGACATGGGCGACGCAGAGCGTGACGCCCTGGCGCTGGAGCAGTGGGACCGGACGGGGCGGACCTTCGCCGAGCTGGCGGTCATGGATCGGCTGACGCCTGAGGGCGGGCGGGTCGAGGTGGTCGGGATGGAGCGGCTGCACGCCCTGCGCAACAGCGGCCAGGCGGCGGTGCTGATCTCGGGCCATCTGGCCAATTTCGAAGTGATGGCGGCGGTGATCATGGCTTCGGGCCTGCCGTGCCAGGTGACCTATCGGGCGGCGAACAATCCCTATGTCGACGCCCTGATCCGCCAGAGCCGCGAGCGCTACGGCATCCGCCTGTTCGCGCCGAAGGGCGATGGGACGCGGGAGCTGATGGCGGGGATGAAGCGGGGGGATTCCATCGCCCTGCTGGTCGATCAGAAATATAATCAGGGGCCGGAGGTCGCGTTCTTCGATCAGCCGGTCAACGCCTCGCCGGGGGCGGCGCGGCTGGCGCTGAAGTTCGACACGGTGATCCAGCCGCTGTCGGTGGTGCGTCTGCCGGGGGTGCGGTTCCGGGTGACGGCGCATGAGCCGATCCGGGTGGCCGAGACCGGGGATCGGGACGCGGACATCCTGGCCGGCGTCCAGGCCGTGAACCGCTTCGTCGAGGATCGGGTCCGCGAGGTTCCAGAAGACTGGTTCTGGGTCCACCGGCGCTGGCCCGACAAGGTCTATGCGGCGCTGAACGACTGA
- a CDS encoding SDR family NAD(P)-dependent oxidoreductase gives MELFDLTGKVAVITGSSRGIGKAIAERLAEHGAKVVISSRKAGPCDEVAAEINGKYGEGRAIAVPANIASKAELQRLVDQTNAAFGQIDILVCNAATNPYAGPMGGIADDQFEKILQNNVISNHWLIQMVAPQMVERRDGAILVISSIGGLRGNALIGAYNISKAADMQLVRNLAVEWGPSNVRVNCIAPGLVQTDFAKYLWENPELLKTVAEPAPLKRIGQPDEIAGTAVYLCSPASAYVTGQTLVVDGGLTIAW, from the coding sequence ATGGAACTGTTCGATCTGACCGGCAAGGTCGCCGTCATCACCGGCTCGTCGCGCGGCATCGGCAAGGCGATCGCCGAGCGGCTGGCTGAACACGGCGCCAAGGTGGTCATCTCTTCGCGCAAGGCCGGCCCCTGCGACGAGGTCGCCGCCGAGATCAACGGCAAGTACGGCGAGGGGCGCGCCATCGCCGTTCCCGCCAATATCGCCTCGAAGGCGGAATTGCAGCGGCTGGTGGATCAGACCAACGCCGCCTTCGGCCAGATCGACATCCTGGTGTGCAACGCCGCGACCAATCCCTATGCCGGGCCGATGGGCGGGATCGCCGATGATCAGTTCGAGAAGATCCTGCAGAATAACGTCATCTCGAACCATTGGCTGATCCAGATGGTCGCGCCGCAGATGGTGGAGCGCCGGGACGGGGCGATCCTGGTGATCTCGTCCATCGGGGGCTTGCGCGGCAACGCCCTGATCGGGGCCTATAATATCTCCAAGGCGGCCGATATGCAGCTGGTGCGGAACCTGGCGGTGGAGTGGGGGCCGTCGAACGTGCGGGTCAACTGTATCGCCCCGGGCCTGGTCCAGACCGATTTCGCCAAATATCTGTGGGAGAATCCCGAGCTGCTGAAGACGGTGGCCGAGCCCGCGCCGCTGAAAAGGATCGGTCAGCCGGATGAAATCGCCGGCACGGCGGTCTATCTGTGCAGCCCCGCTTCGGCCTATGTGACGGGGCAGACCCTTGTGGTGGACGGTGGATTGACGATTGCCTGGTAA
- a CDS encoding EAL domain-containing protein, which yields MRNLTTGFLFFAYLFLGMTVGAFLWRAGLGAGAGVAGALGALGLLGAFHGIVTGMAARRALKKEIDQVREAHRLLADAMESTQGALTELAHAIESGALTDTDALTGEVRMLETLVQQMSDSIDHRLSSAPNIGVETFEGRRLAQSNVLLRTIHEALSEGRVDLYLQPVVSLPQRRTIFYESFTRLRDSTDRVMMPAEYLSLAEGEGLVPAIDNLLLFRCAQIVRRLARQDRKVGVFCNVALTSLGDDTFFPRFLEFLSENRDLNQALIFELGQANFDARGAIEARNMAKLADLGFRFSLDKVQTLDLDFADLQRADVKFIKVSADLLIEQLLDLDGGAPLRSMPDIQAADFAALTRRYGVEVIAEKVESERQIVDILELDVGMGQGHLFGEPRAIKEKVLAETDPPAEFLRSTLRSAEQRRRFS from the coding sequence ATGCGTAACCTGACTACGGGCTTTTTGTTTTTCGCCTATCTGTTCCTCGGCATGACCGTGGGCGCCTTCCTGTGGCGTGCGGGCTTGGGCGCCGGCGCCGGCGTGGCGGGGGCGCTCGGAGCCCTGGGTCTGCTGGGCGCCTTCCACGGCATCGTCACGGGAATGGCGGCCCGTCGCGCCCTGAAGAAGGAGATCGATCAGGTGCGCGAGGCCCATCGGTTGCTGGCCGACGCCATGGAATCGACCCAGGGCGCCCTGACCGAACTGGCCCACGCCATCGAGAGCGGCGCCTTGACCGACACCGACGCCCTGACCGGCGAGGTGCGGATGCTCGAGACCCTGGTCCAGCAGATGAGCGACAGTATCGACCATCGTCTGTCCAGCGCGCCCAACATCGGCGTCGAGACCTTCGAAGGCCGCCGCCTGGCCCAGTCCAACGTCCTGCTGCGCACCATCCATGAGGCGCTGAGCGAGGGTCGGGTCGATCTGTACCTCCAGCCGGTCGTCTCCCTGCCCCAGCGGCGGACCATCTTCTATGAAAGCTTCACCCGCCTGCGGGATTCGACCGACCGGGTGATGATGCCGGCCGAGTACCTGTCGCTGGCCGAGGGCGAGGGCCTGGTGCCGGCGATCGACAATCTGCTGCTGTTCCGCTGCGCCCAGATCGTGCGCCGGCTGGCGCGGCAGGATCGCAAGGTCGGGGTCTTCTGCAATGTGGCCCTGACCTCGCTGGGCGACGACACCTTCTTCCCGCGCTTCCTCGAGTTCCTGAGCGAGAACCGCGACCTGAACCAGGCGCTGATCTTCGAACTGGGCCAGGCGAACTTCGACGCACGCGGCGCCATCGAGGCCCGCAACATGGCCAAGCTGGCCGATCTGGGCTTCCGCTTCTCGCTGGACAAGGTTCAGACGCTGGACCTCGACTTCGCCGACCTGCAACGGGCGGACGTCAAGTTCATCAAGGTCTCGGCCGACCTGCTGATCGAGCAGTTGCTGGATCTGGACGGCGGGGCGCCGCTGCGGTCCATGCCCGACATCCAGGCCGCCGACTTCGCCGCCCTGACCCGCCGCTACGGGGTCGAGGTGATCGCCGAAAAGGTCGAGTCGGAACGCCAGATCGTCGACATCCTGGAGCTGGACGTCGGCATGGGACAGGGCCACCTGTTCGGCGAACCCCGCGCCATCAAGGAAAAGGTCCTGGCCGAAACCGACCCGCCGGCGGAGTTCCTGCGCTCGACTCTGCGCAGCGCCGAGCAGCGGCGCCGGTTCAGCTGA
- a CDS encoding TIGR01459 family HAD-type hydrolase, translating to MTLPHALPHLGAVAGDYDILLCDVWGVIHNGRESWAAPCEALMRFNREGGHVVLISNSPRPASDVIAQLDGLGVPREAWKAFVTSGDATRAELAKRAPGPALLLGPERDAPLYAGLDLDVASNAAEAAFVSVTGLVDDEVETPEDYRERLTVAASRDLELICANPDRVVQRGDRLIYCGGSLADLYESLGGRVVMAGKPYAPIYDLAIREAQALLGRPVDRSRVLCIGDGVVTDVMGANAQALDCLFIAQGIHGDQAKGEDGTLDPARAGDLLKAETTYARYAALELAW from the coding sequence ATGACCCTCCCCCACGCCCTGCCTCACCTCGGCGCCGTCGCCGGCGACTACGACATCCTGCTCTGCGACGTGTGGGGCGTGATCCACAACGGGCGCGAAAGCTGGGCGGCGCCGTGCGAGGCCCTGATGCGGTTCAACCGCGAGGGCGGGCATGTGGTGCTGATCTCCAACTCGCCGCGCCCGGCCTCGGATGTGATCGCCCAGTTGGACGGGCTGGGCGTGCCGCGCGAGGCGTGGAAGGCCTTCGTCACCTCGGGAGACGCCACCCGCGCCGAGCTGGCCAAGCGGGCGCCGGGGCCGGCGCTGCTGCTGGGGCCAGAGCGCGACGCGCCGCTGTACGCCGGTCTGGACCTGGACGTGGCGAGCAACGCCGCCGAGGCCGCCTTCGTCTCGGTCACGGGCCTTGTCGATGACGAGGTCGAGACGCCCGAGGATTATCGCGAGCGGCTGACGGTCGCCGCATCGCGCGATCTGGAACTGATCTGCGCCAACCCTGACCGGGTGGTTCAGCGGGGCGACCGGCTGATCTACTGCGGCGGGTCATTGGCCGACCTGTACGAATCGCTGGGCGGCCGCGTCGTCATGGCGGGCAAGCCCTATGCGCCGATCTATGATCTGGCGATCCGGGAGGCGCAGGCCCTGCTGGGGCGGCCGGTCGATCGGTCGCGGGTCCTGTGCATCGGCGACGGTGTGGTGACCGACGTCATGGGCGCCAACGCCCAGGCCCTGGACTGCCTGTTCATCGCCCAAGGCATCCACGGCGACCAGGCCAAGGGCGAGGACGGGACGCTGGATCCGGCCCGCGCCGGCGACCTGTTGAAGGCTGAAACAACATATGCGCGATACGCCGCGCTCGAACTGGCCTGGTAA
- a CDS encoding MaoC family dehydratase, whose product MVELVQQHPSGGYILDELHVGMAAEKIVVATEDRIRLFAEASDDFNPVHLDEAFASKTAYRGRIAHGLLSASFGSAVVGTMLPGAGSIYISQTLAFHQPVRIDDVVRILITVIEVEPESARVKLSCEGFVGETMIMDGVAVVRVPRRRKPSQR is encoded by the coding sequence ATGGTCGAATTGGTACAGCAGCATCCGTCCGGTGGTTACATCCTGGACGAACTTCACGTCGGCATGGCCGCGGAAAAAATCGTGGTCGCGACGGAGGATCGCATCCGGCTGTTCGCCGAGGCGTCCGACGACTTCAACCCCGTCCACCTGGACGAGGCCTTTGCGTCCAAGACCGCCTATCGCGGTCGGATCGCACACGGTCTGCTGAGCGCCTCGTTCGGCTCGGCCGTGGTCGGGACGATGCTGCCGGGCGCCGGGTCGATCTACATCTCCCAGACCCTGGCCTTTCATCAACCGGTGCGGATCGACGATGTCGTCCGCATCCTGATCACCGTGATCGAGGTCGAACCCGAGAGCGCGCGGGTCAAGCTGAGCTGCGAAGGCTTCGTCGGCGAGACTATGATCATGGACGGCGTGGCCGTCGTCCGCGTGCCCCGCCGGCGCAAACCTTCCCAGCGCTGA
- a CDS encoding bifunctional riboflavin kinase/FAD synthetase — protein MQIVRDWRDVPDALKGAAVAVGAFDGVHRGHQSVIAGAKAAAERLGAPLGVVSFDPHPRRWFQPEAAPFRLMTADQMAQALAPLGVDILYVLPFDGEMAGMSDADFAERVLSEGLGVRHAAVGFDFTFGKGRSGSPEALRIYGERLGFTVSVAERLDDADGLKLSSSAVREALKAGDMKRAAAILGRPFAIQGQVIHGDKRGRTIGVPTANMPLGDYMRPAYGVYATRSRLADGRVVDGVASLGVRPMYALETPLLEVWLFDFDGDLYGQIIETELVAWLRGEESFDGLEALKAQIDADATAARAVLAGYRL, from the coding sequence ATGCAGATCGTCCGCGACTGGCGCGACGTGCCGGACGCCCTGAAGGGCGCGGCGGTGGCGGTCGGCGCCTTCGACGGCGTGCACCGGGGACATCAGTCGGTCATTGCCGGCGCCAAGGCGGCCGCCGAGCGCCTGGGCGCGCCCTTGGGCGTGGTCAGTTTCGATCCCCACCCGCGTCGCTGGTTCCAGCCTGAGGCGGCGCCGTTTCGCCTGATGACGGCGGACCAGATGGCCCAGGCCCTGGCGCCGCTGGGCGTGGACATCCTGTACGTGCTGCCGTTCGACGGCGAGATGGCCGGCATGAGCGACGCCGACTTCGCCGAGCGCGTGCTGTCCGAGGGCCTGGGCGTCCGCCATGCGGCGGTCGGCTTCGACTTCACCTTCGGCAAGGGGCGATCAGGCTCGCCCGAGGCGCTGAGGATCTATGGCGAACGGCTGGGCTTCACCGTCTCGGTGGCCGAGCGGCTGGACGACGCCGACGGGCTGAAACTGTCGTCCAGCGCCGTGCGCGAGGCCCTGAAGGCCGGCGACATGAAGCGGGCCGCCGCCATACTGGGCCGACCCTTCGCCATCCAGGGCCAGGTGATCCACGGCGACAAACGCGGCCGCACCATCGGCGTGCCCACCGCCAATATGCCGCTGGGCGATTATATGCGGCCCGCCTATGGCGTCTATGCGACGCGCAGCCGGCTGGCCGACGGGCGGGTCGTCGATGGCGTCGCCAGTCTGGGCGTGCGGCCCATGTATGCGCTGGAGACGCCGCTGCTGGAGGTCTGGCTGTTCGACTTCGACGGCGACCTGTACGGCCAAATCATCGAGACGGAACTGGTCGCCTGGCTGCGGGGCGAGGAAAGCTTTGACGGGCTGGAGGCCCTGAAGGCCCAAATCGACGCCGATGCGACGGCGGCGCGGGCGGTTCTGGCGGGGTACCGTCTCTAA